The Seriola aureovittata isolate HTS-2021-v1 ecotype China chromosome 2, ASM2101889v1, whole genome shotgun sequence genome has a segment encoding these proteins:
- the pa2g4a gene encoding proliferation-associated protein 2G4a, with protein sequence MSDDEQEQTIAEDLVVTKYKMGGDIANQALRLVVEAAKPGVNVLSLCEKGDAYIMAETGKVFKKEKEMKKGIAFPTSVSVNNCVCHFSPLKSDPDYTLKDGDLVKIDLGVHVDGFIANVAHSFVVGASKENPITGRKADVIKAAHLCAEAALRLVKPGNQNTQVTEAWNKIAQSFKCSPIEGMLSHQLKQHVIDGEKTIIQNPTDQQRKDHEKAEFEVHEVYAVDVLISSGEGKARDGGLRTTIYKRDPSKQYGLKMKTSRTFFSEVERRFDAMPFTLRAFEDEAKARLGVVECAKHELLQPFSVLHEKEGEFVAQFKFTVLLMANGPHRITNGPFDPDFYKSEHEVQDPELRTLLQSSASRKTQKKKKKKASKTAENATGQPTEDTEAAG encoded by the exons AGGCTCTTCGTCTGGTCGTGGAAGCAGCCAAGCCTGGGGTGAATGTTCTCAGCCTCTGTGAAAAGGGGGACGCATACATCATGGCTGAGACTGGAAAGGTCTTcaagaaggaaaaggaaatgaagaaag GCATTGCCTTTCCCACCAGCGTCTCAGTCAATAACTGTGTTTGCCACTTCTCTCCCCTGAAGAGTGACCCTGACTACACACTTAAAGATGGGGATCTGGTCAAAAT AGATCTAGGGGTTCATGTCGACGGATTCATTGCCAATGTTGCTCACAGCTTTGTTGTGGGAGCCAGTAAG GAGAACCCCATCACAGGCCGCAAAGCTGATGTAATCAAAGCGGCCCATCTGTGTGCAGAAGCAGCTCTTCGCCTTGTTAAACCTGGTAACCAG aacACTCAAGTGACAGAAGCCTGGAACAAGATCGCTCAGTCGTTCAAATGCTCACCTATCGAGG GTATGCTGTCTCATCAGCTAAAGCAGCATGTCATAGATGGAGAGAAGACCATCATCCAGAACCCAACAGACCAGCAAAG GAAGGACCATGAGAAAGCAGAGTTTGAGGTGCATGAAGTCTATGCTGTGGACGTCTTGATTAGCAGCGGAGAAGGGAAG GCCAGAGATGGAGGCCTGAGGACCACCATTTATAAGAGGGACCCCAGTAAGCAGTATGGCTTGAAGATGAAAACTTCCCGTACGTTCTTCAGTGAAGTTGAACGACGCTTTGATGCCATGCCCTTCACTCTTAG GGCGTTTGAGGATGAGGCCAAAGCCCGTCTGGGTGTGGTGGAATGTGCCAAACATGAATTGCTACAGCCCTTCAGTGTGCTCCATGAGAAAGAAG GAGAGTTTGTAGCTCAGTTTAAGTTCACAGTGCTGCTGATGGCCAACGGGCCTCACAGAATCACCAATGGACCCTTCGACCCAGACTTCTACAAGTCAGAGCATGAAGTTCAGGACCCAGAGCTAAGG ACTTTACTACAGAGCTCTGCAAGCcgtaaaacacaaaagaaaaagaaaaagaag GCCTCAAAGACGGCAGAAAATGCAACTGGACAGCCAACTGAGGACACAGAAGCAGCAGGATAA